The DNA window GGAAGGGGGGGTGGGAGTGGGGTCaatactgataatttaaaacaattgttgcACAAAGTCGGTCTCATGCAACTAAGGAATAAATTTCGAAAAAGCAGTTTGCACCTACAGCTATGCTATATTGATAGGTTCAACTACTATTATTTTgcaacattaaaaaacaaagagCATAGAAAAGGGAAATTAGAAAGAACCAAAGTTCTTTTATGTACATGATCCTTATTCCAGTATATTTAGATTTTCCAATGTTTTTGATCACTGTAAGAGTCTTTATAACATAGtttaatacatttcatcaatgatgaAAATGATTGAATGTTGTGGCATGGGCAAGCGGGGTCtgcaaaattattcaaaatggaaataatgtaaaaatgtaattaatttaatatttaaaatcgtTCATTTGCTgaaaactatataaatatattaattaagtgaaaaaggaattattattctttgaatataatgagGTGATCTTCATAGTCTGGGTAGTAGGATCattaaatctatcataaagctctTCACTACTGTTTTCAAGTACAAGCCAACAAATAATACAGATAATATAACTGCAAGAAACAAACTTTTTGACAATACAAAAACAACTATTTAAGATGATTCTACATCTTAAAGAATTCCTCTGGGATGAGATTTTTCAACATCAGATTATTTTTGAGATTTCCAGGAATATCCAAAGAACTAACATTCTCCTCCAAGTTTCCTTtgaatcttcttctaaaaaacacTCTGCACAGGGCCAAAAGGCGAGGAGGAGAGGAAGAAAAATTAATCAACATCCTTCGCAATAGTGGGGAACTGTCGTAAGGGAATTCACGATCTACGACCCATTGCTCTCGGTAAATGTTGTAGCCAGCCAGAATGAGAGTCATCACTACATCGACAGAACACTGAAGGGCCGCCACATAAAGCAGTGATCTCGGCACTGGATATATTACAGTGGCAACGTCTGATTGAGCATGCTGGTCTATGCCTCGTGATGACACCTCCAGTTCCACATTCTTTACTAGTAAATATCTGATGGTATCCTGGTCATTTTTGTAGACAGCATTCCACAGTGGGGTGGTGTTGTGATGGTTTCTACAGTCTGGGTCTGCCCCAGCGTTCACCAGCTTGCAGAccatttttaaattgctgttgaATGTGGCATACAGTAGTGGTGTGTCATCATCTTTGTCGACATTGTTAACATTACATCCCAGAGgtagcaacatgttgataacTTCAAGATGGTTTCCATGGGCAGCCAAGGACAGTGGAGTGTTGCCATCATTAGTCCGTGTGTCATGCTCCATTCCTGTTTTAAGCAACAGATCAACAATATCGTTATAGCCATTCCATGCAGCTATATGTAAGGCATTGTAACCTTGCGCATTCTTAGATGTTACCTCTGCCCCATGTTTAATAAGTTTCTGCGCCACATCAAAGGCGCCTGCAATGCTTGAGAGTACAATAGGTGGGTTACCATCATCTCCTGTCACATTGGGGTCTGCTCCATTCTCGACCAAATAACACACCATTTCTGTGTCCTCTGCCATGAGTAGGTGCAAGGCAAATGACAGGGCAGTTTgattccttttattttttatgttgagGTTGGCCCCTTTTTTGATAAGTGGTCGAACATAATCCATGCCACGAATGACTGCCATCATAAGAGCAGTGTTCCCCTTTTCATCCTGAACATCGCATTTAGCCCCGGCTTCCAGAAGAGACTCAAATGCCTCATAGAAATGAATTCGAACAGCATGAACAAGGGGGGATTCTCCTTtggtattttttatgtttattttcaaattcttcACAGTTAAAAGTTTATTGACAACATCCATGTACCGTAAATGAACTGCTTCATGAAGTGCAGTGTATTTTTCAGGATAAACAAGAACATTCACATCAACTCCTATGCCCAATAAGAAGTCTATGACATCTAACTGTCTGTTCTTCACTGCATAATATAAGGGGGTTTTGTGACTCGTTGTCTTGGCATTCATATCACATCTGTATTTATTCAGTAAAGACAGAATTTTTATGTGTCCAAAGCCAGCGGCGGCATGTACCAGGCTTATAGTGGCAGAGACACTGTTGGACTGATTTAGGTCCTCCGTCCTACAGCGACATTTTCCCCTGGTAATGTCACCCAGCACAATGTTTAGTCCTTCATTAAGGGCATTTTCGTGCCTCAGTGGATGGCtctccaaaaactttaaacaaatgCACGTCTGGGTTGTACCTGAAAGTAAATTTCCTACATAAATTTTggtattaaatatacattgtttactcatatttgcttaaaataagataattttaaagttaCACTTATCAGGTAAGGCATTTCCATGCCTTTAAATGCCCAATATAACttcctttttatttatgtaaattactggtaatattatatataatgggGCATGCATATACTTTCACAGACTTACTTACCCATAGTAATTTGCATATCCAACAGGTCTTTGTATTTCTGGAACAATAATTCAATATCACTGTCTCCCCTCACCACTCGCTCATACAGATGGGCCTGGGCCCTTCTCATTTCTGCAATAAAAAGTCTACATTTGAGGACAAAGCAATTCAAAACTTATTACATGACCAAGGATGCatgttaattattattcaagCCTGTTATAAGCCTTGCAAATTAACACAACTTTGCATGTATCTCATGCTAACAAAACTTCACTAACTTGGTAGTTGCTGCTGTGGGATTGTGTTGGCAAGATGGTATGCAGTGTGACAGTGCGATGGTATGTTATGTAAAGCTGTGTCAGTGCAACAGCTTATTGTGGTACAATGTATGATGTAAGTTGCTGTGATAATTAGTATATTGGGCTCAGTACTGCCATGCTGCTACTAGCACTAGCTAGTAGCTTAACCCTTTAGCCAAGTCAGTACAGTGTTGGTTTTTAACTGAAGGGTTATGGATTTGGGCTTACTTGTGGTCATTCCCCCTAATCTGTAATTGTATATAAGTGCACAAAAAATAGTCAATGAGGAGTGGATTAATGACAAAATAGTCTAAGAGGAGTGGATTAATGACAAAATAGTCTTAGAGGAGTGGATTAATGAGTCTTGTGCAAGAAATTCTGTAATACTAATTAACACGTACGTCGTTCAgcataaaacataaatatacatgtaaatgtatgtaaaataCTGTACATTAAAAATTGACATGCAATTATTGATTGCTGGTATTTAGATGAgctaatatgatataaaaagttATGACATTTACCTAGATCATCCATTCTTATCTGCTCTCAGAGTGACAGTCACTTTCAGTTTGACAGGAGACTGAAAATTTTCCATGAACTCAGCAAGGCTCCATTTTTACACTTCAACTCGTGTTTAACTAAAAATGCAAATTCATTGTTGTCATAATCTGTATCGTGACCAAACAGCGTTTCATAAGGTTTGATTGTTTACATTCTCTTTCCGTCTTGTTCTCTGCCAAGACTCGACACACCTGTCAATTTCACCCGAAAACACAGAAGAGCTCCTCAGTGTGAAGAGTTATCGGTCGTGTCTGAATATAACGGGACTTAGACAATCTATGCCCCAAAAATCGTTTATATTacggttttttgtttttttttgggggggggggggtgttgtttgttgtttttttcttctttttttttggggggggggggggtgcacaTATTGTGTCAAAACCCTGCGGCCTTTTCCAAGTTTGATGTACGTTCTTGTACGAATTTTTgtcacagattttttttttacaaaacaagttTTACATTAAGGATATCGCATTATTTCACTGGCCCCTCTCCTTCTTTTTTTGCTTTGAAACTAAATGTAGAAGATTTATAAATGTcttttagaaatgataaaacacGCATtcacttaaattatttttaaagattattcataagtggatttctttttcaaaattacttATATCTAGTCAAGTATGTAATATATAGTTAATTGATGTTGTTTAatcttatatcatttaaaaatgttaatttttagaatgaaataattttcaccaatggtttttaaatttaatttaatggataaattgttgaaaaaaaaaaacgagagAACAAATTAAGAGCGATATGGAGAATTAAGGCACTGCTATAATCATTTTGTGGAATATCAGTATTGACATATTAAACAGTGTTAAATGACGAAGcattagaaaaaaatcactaatcatgagtttcaaaacaaataaacaaaacatgtttCATATAAATACTGGCCGTCCATACCTCATAAAGTCTTACATCATAACGCCTCAGTCAAGAAAATTAAGTCGGTAGGTAAGTTATGGACACTTAAAAGCGAATGTataaattgtgttattttagCCTTatcttttctataaaaaaaatttcaaattcgtTCTCATTGGATATTATAATTACCTTTATTTATATTGAATACCTCAGCAATATTTTAAGTGTATGTTGAAGCATGCATTGCTTGCAAGCATCCACAAAATAAAGTTTAATCAAGGCGAACAAAAGATTCACGAGAATTATAAATGGTCATTTAGATCTACACggacaaaataattaaaactggTTTGATGGTGATCCGATTTCAAATCAGTAACTGTATGAACACAACTGTTTTGTCACACCAAGTAAAAGACTGTGACGTCGCGCACGGTGTTGGTGTTAAAATGTCCTATCAGGGTGCGCGCACAGtatttgagtattttttaaaacaaaaatttggacatatgtaattttatataccGATCTGTTCGAATGTATACGGACTTCaacaaaacatgtaataaaatgtaggaatttttttttatatttcataaatcgGTGTTAAAACCTGAAATTTTTTCTAGAAATGGCATGTAGATAGGTAACACTTTTTGGGTACATATCTCAAATAAACTACATTATCTCGGTGAACTTTCATTTTGGGAGAGAAATTATTGGTGGactaattattttgataatgtaacAGATATACGTCATAACGTTTTTGACGTAATCAATGACAGGGATCGATGCCGGATCAAAGAATTCCCAGAATGGAGTTGTAGATGCGTAAAAAATCCTCGAAAATGGCCAGGGCAAGATGAGTTAATTgccaaaatataaattgtgattCAGGAACTTGCAATGAtctattgaagtttttttttaaatatatgacttttttaataaagagaaattgtttctgtgtaaaattttcgtaatatatattttataataatttaattttcaatgataaaatttttttcGTTATGCTGGAGTTTATTCAAGACACGTGTCACAAGAGATATATTTCACAGTCGAACGTTATACGTAGCATGGCGATCACAAGTATTATGCccgttaaaaaaaatgttggctatatttcataataatagAAATCATTTTAGAATGTGCATTTTCATAAGTTGTATAGCCATTAAAAAGAAGCAAATGTGTCCGCAAATTTTCTTAATAGAAACATTTTAGAATGTCAAcatgaaatgtcacactttcataaAAACACATTAAACTACATAAGCAATGAAAGAGAAAGTAACTTAGacacttcttttaaaaagtcgcgcagaaaattcacaaaaatgaatcGCAGTTAGAAATGTGCTTTTTTTCCCAAACAATTTGATGCCAAATATACAAGCATTgcgaataaaaataattgatttttaggaaaaaaatgatGTCAACATTATATGTCACGGGTACGTAAAATGACGCAAGGACTTAAACGTTACGGCATGCAGTATGTGtgcggggtttttttcttcataaaaccagttatatagaaaattataaataactacaaattattttgtgaagaAGGTAccaaagtataataataactaaaTAAGATATAGGAATAATAACTTACAGACATAATTGATGATAAATATCTGAACTTAACCGGtcgaattaatttatttttactaaTAAGATATAGGGTCATGTAAAATGACGCAATGACGTTAAACGTAATGTGACGatgaacatgtattttgattatttcaaCGGGATCTTTGACTGCTACACTACGAATTAacattaatgaagaaaaaaggaaacataGAAGGGTAGAACAGACTCGGGAATGGAGGAgttttgtatatcatttttgaatcaagagctattttttataatatatgacTAATTTCAGAGGAAGTTCATTTAAGAATTTAGGAATAAGAATTGAAAGCTGTGAGCGAATCACATGCTTTTGAACATTGatatttcttacaaatatttatttatataacagctaattttgaaatataaaatctcTTACATgtggaaaaaaatcaacttaaaggtcttatttttcaatttatttgtatGTTGTGGTTAATGAAATGTATCATTAAGTTATGATAATGACGAgtgaaaatgacgtttttgacaattttttacgTTACCGAAATTAACACCAACACCGTGCGCGACGTCTCTACACAATTAACCTTGTAAAATTCCTGGAATCGCCGAAGGATCGCAGAAAAAATTCAgtaaattgtacaattttatatgaattttttttacaagtaaagATTTTGATGACAAAGGCGTCCTGACGGCGAACGGGGCGTTTCTATAATATGGCGCTCGCGCGGTGTGTAACTATTTGACAGCGCTCTCGCCGAGAATCCAAGCTCTCATTGACGTGCTAGGAGGTTTTAACTCGTGTACACGGCGTGCTAAGTGTGCTTACTGCGTGCccaagacttttaaaaaaaactttttacaattgtacagataaaatttaaaattgtacgtgaaacaaacatttttttaaactttatttctagtaaataaatgataaacacattgttttttgtttgttttaatgaaataagGTAATTCAAACAAAACTTTCCGACTACACAAAAATCTTAGTAGTCGGATCTactatttcttaattaaaaaaatcgaCTGTTATTCATATTAAAACCAATCAAATAACTTTTATGCTTAATGTTCACATTGTTCACCGGAGCTTTTGACTATGGAACGCCACAGCTGCCTTATGTgcctatttcatgtgaagatggtgctttattatattatgctgtggttatttcatgtgaagatggtgctttattatatgaaagtgGTGCttaattatatgaagatggtgctttattatatggaGATgctgcttttttatatgaagatggcgctttattatatgaaggtggtgcttttctatatgaagatggtgctttattatatgaagatggtgctttattatatgaagatggtgcttttttatgtgatgatgcttttttatgtgaaggtgcttttttatgtga is part of the Crassostrea angulata isolate pt1a10 chromosome 3, ASM2561291v2, whole genome shotgun sequence genome and encodes:
- the LOC128176476 gene encoding serine/threonine-protein phosphatase 6 regulatory ankyrin repeat subunit A-like, with translation MDDLEMRRAQAHLYERVVRGDSDIELLFQKYKDLLDMQITMGTTQTCICLKFLESHPLRHENALNEGLNIVLGDITRGKCRCRTEDLNQSNSVSATISLVHAAAGFGHIKILSLLNKYRCDMNAKTTSHKTPLYYAVKNRQLDVIDFLLGIGVDVNVLVYPEKYTALHEAVHLRYMDVVNKLLTVKNLKINIKNTKGESPLVHAVRIHFYEAFESLLEAGAKCDVQDEKGNTALMMAVIRGMDYVRPLIKKGANLNIKNKRNQTALSFALHLLMAEDTEMVCYLVENGADPNVTGDDGNPPIVLSSIAGAFDVAQKLIKHGAEVTSKNAQGYNALHIAAWNGYNDIVDLLLKTGMEHDTRTNDGNTPLSLAAHGNHLEVINMLLPLGCNVNNVDKDDDTPLLYATFNSNLKMVCKLVNAGADPDCRNHHNTTPLWNAVYKNDQDTIRYLLVKNVELEVSSRGIDQHAQSDVATVIYPVPRSLLYVAALQCSVDVVMTLILAGYNIYREQWVVDREFPYDSSPLLRRMLINFSSSPPRLLALCRVFFRRRFKGNLEENVSSLDIPGNLKNNLMLKNLIPEEFFKM